From Sphingomonas bisphenolicum, one genomic window encodes:
- a CDS encoding amidohydrolase encodes MRQQGRALLIAALLAGLAGPAVARRDKEDAPAAQQGSSAEPENPYPSTYKPYPGRPTAIRGATIFDGEGGRIDNGVVFLSEGKVTAIGGPDTPIPADIAVFDGTGKYVTPGVIDIHSHLGDYPSPGVEANSDGNEATSAVTPHVWAEHSIWPQDAGFSRALANGGVTSLQILPGSANLFGGRSVTLKNVPARTMQGMKFPGAPYGLKMACGENPKRVYGSKGREPSTRMGNMAVNRQTWIKAREYEKKRAAGKDQTRDLGMETLADVLEGKILVHNHCYRADEMANVIDMSKEFGYKVAAFHHAVEAYKIADLLRDNGICAALWGDWYGFKMEAYDGIKENIPLVHRAGACAIVHSDDQDGIQRLNQEAAKALGAGRRMGINISDEVAWTWLAINPARAMGIADQTGSLKVGKMADVVLWNGNPFSTYSRPEKVWIDGALLYDSANPKLRPVVDFELGQIGAGDVK; translated from the coding sequence ATGAGGCAACAGGGACGCGCGCTGCTGATCGCGGCGCTGCTGGCGGGGCTGGCCGGCCCTGCCGTCGCGCGCAGGGACAAGGAAGATGCACCAGCCGCGCAGCAGGGGTCATCCGCGGAACCGGAAAACCCTTATCCCTCCACCTACAAACCCTATCCCGGCCGCCCCACGGCGATCCGGGGCGCCACCATCTTCGACGGGGAGGGCGGCCGCATCGACAATGGCGTGGTCTTCCTGTCCGAAGGCAAGGTGACGGCGATCGGCGGCCCGGACACGCCGATCCCCGCCGACATCGCCGTGTTCGACGGCACCGGCAAATATGTGACGCCGGGCGTGATCGACATCCACAGTCATCTGGGCGATTATCCCTCGCCCGGCGTGGAGGCCAATAGCGACGGCAACGAAGCCACCTCAGCCGTCACGCCCCATGTCTGGGCCGAACATAGTATCTGGCCGCAGGACGCAGGCTTTTCCCGCGCGCTTGCCAATGGCGGCGTCACCAGCCTGCAAATCCTTCCCGGTTCCGCCAACCTGTTCGGCGGCCGCAGCGTCACGCTCAAGAACGTGCCTGCCCGCACCATGCAGGGGATGAAATTCCCCGGCGCGCCCTACGGCCTGAAAATGGCGTGCGGCGAGAACCCCAAGCGCGTCTATGGCAGCAAGGGCCGCGAACCCTCCACCCGCATGGGCAATATGGCGGTCAATCGCCAGACCTGGATCAAGGCGCGCGAATATGAAAAGAAACGCGCCGCCGGGAAGGACCAGACCCGCGACCTGGGCATGGAAACGCTGGCCGATGTGCTGGAAGGCAAGATCCTCGTCCACAATCATTGCTACCGCGCGGACGAGATGGCCAACGTCATCGATATGAGCAAGGAGTTCGGCTACAAGGTCGCGGCCTTCCACCACGCGGTCGAGGCGTACAAGATCGCAGACCTGCTGCGCGACAACGGCATCTGCGCGGCTTTGTGGGGCGACTGGTATGGCTTCAAGATGGAGGCCTATGACGGCATCAAGGAGAATATCCCGCTTGTCCACCGCGCGGGCGCCTGCGCCATCGTCCATAGCGACGACCAGGACGGCATCCAGCGGCTGAACCAGGAAGCGGCCAAGGCATTGGGCGCGGGCCGCCGCATGGGCATCAACATTTCGGATGAGGTCGCCTGGACCTGGCTCGCCATCAACCCCGCGCGCGCCATGGGCATCGCGGACCAGACCGGCAGCCTCAAGGTCGGCAAGATGGCCGATGTCGTGCTGTGGAACGGCAACCCGTTCAGCACCTATAGCCGGCCGGAAAAAGTATGGATCGACGGCGCGCTCCTCTACGACAGCGCCAATCCCAAATTGCGGCCGGTGGTCGATTTCGAACTGGGCCAGATCGGCGCGGGAGACGTGAAATGA
- a CDS encoding nitroreductase family protein, translating to MFNDRSSPLALLQTRRSGKPRDLIAPGPDEAQLRQILEVALRTPDHGKLAPWRFVIVRQDQRSGLADLLEAAYRAEKPDAGRLEIDAMHQFAHQAPTLVVALSAPVAGSKIPVWEQELSAGAAIMNLLHATHALGFAGGWLTGWPSFNGDVRDAFGGPGEKIAGFVFIGTPGKPQEERPRPDYDMIVSTWDR from the coding sequence ATGTTCAACGACCGCTCCTCCCCGCTCGCCCTGCTCCAGACCCGCCGTTCCGGCAAACCGCGCGACCTGATCGCGCCCGGCCCGGACGAGGCGCAACTGCGCCAGATATTGGAAGTGGCGCTGCGCACCCCCGATCATGGCAAGCTGGCGCCATGGCGCTTCGTGATCGTGCGGCAGGACCAGCGGTCCGGGCTGGCCGATCTGCTGGAAGCCGCCTATCGCGCCGAAAAGCCCGATGCCGGGCGATTGGAGATCGATGCGATGCACCAGTTCGCGCATCAGGCGCCGACCCTGGTGGTGGCCCTGTCCGCGCCGGTGGCGGGCAGCAAGATCCCGGTCTGGGAACAGGAACTGTCCGCGGGCGCGGCGATCATGAACCTGCTGCACGCCACCCATGCGCTGGGCTTTGCCGGCGGCTGGCTGACCGGATGGCCGAGCTTCAATGGCGACGTACGCGACGCCTTTGGCGGGCCAGGCGAAAAGATCGCCGGATTCGTCTTTATCGGCACGCCGGGCAAGCCGCAGGAAGAACGGCCACGGCCGGACTATGACATGATCGTTTCGACCTGGGACAGATAA
- the prsR gene encoding PEP-CTERM-box response regulator transcription factor: MSDTRPKLLIVEDDPGLQRQLRWAYEDYQLFIAGDRQEAIEMLRAETPDVVTLDLGLPPDPDGTSEGFATLAEMLKIKPDTKIIVASGHGARESALDAIAGGAYDFYQKPVDIDELGLIVRRAFHVHALERENARLAETAPEDGRVLGRLISGAPEMMKVARTIERVAAAQVSVLLLGASGTGKELLAQGLHDASPRRGGAFVAINCAAIPETLLESELFGHEKGAFTGAIKTTPGKIEQAQGGTLFLDEVGDIPLPLQVKLLRFLQERVIERIGGRQPIAVDTRIVCATHQNLEQMIAAGSFREDLYYRLAEIVVRIPALKDRAGDPALLARHFLTRFARDMNPQVKGLAPDALAALDAWGWPGNVRELENRMKRAVIMADGKLITAADLDLDDERAEGGDVVNLKAAREMADRRAIRRAIARTDGNISGAAKMLGISRPTLYDLLKQYQMQG, translated from the coding sequence ATGAGCGACACCCGTCCCAAATTGCTGATCGTCGAGGATGATCCGGGCCTGCAGCGGCAATTGCGCTGGGCCTATGAGGATTATCAGCTCTTCATCGCCGGCGACCGGCAGGAAGCGATCGAGATGTTGCGGGCCGAAACCCCCGATGTCGTGACGCTTGACCTGGGCCTGCCGCCGGACCCTGACGGCACCAGCGAAGGTTTTGCGACGCTGGCCGAGATGCTGAAGATCAAGCCGGACACGAAGATCATCGTCGCGTCCGGCCATGGAGCGCGCGAAAGCGCGCTGGATGCGATTGCCGGCGGTGCCTATGATTTCTACCAGAAGCCGGTCGACATCGACGAACTGGGCCTGATCGTCCGCCGCGCTTTCCACGTCCATGCCCTGGAGCGGGAAAATGCGCGCCTGGCCGAGACCGCGCCGGAGGACGGCCGGGTGCTGGGCCGCCTCATTTCAGGCGCGCCGGAAATGATGAAGGTCGCCCGCACGATCGAGCGCGTCGCCGCGGCGCAGGTGTCCGTCCTGCTGCTGGGCGCAAGCGGAACCGGCAAGGAGTTGCTGGCGCAGGGGCTGCACGACGCCAGCCCGCGGCGCGGCGGCGCGTTCGTCGCGATCAATTGCGCGGCAATTCCGGAGACGCTGCTCGAATCCGAATTGTTCGGCCATGAAAAGGGCGCCTTCACCGGTGCGATCAAGACCACGCCCGGCAAGATCGAGCAGGCGCAGGGCGGCACGCTCTTCCTGGACGAGGTAGGCGACATTCCGCTGCCCTTGCAGGTCAAGCTGCTGCGCTTTTTGCAGGAGCGGGTGATCGAGCGGATCGGCGGGCGCCAGCCGATTGCGGTCGATACGCGCATCGTGTGCGCGACACACCAGAATCTGGAGCAGATGATCGCGGCTGGCAGCTTCCGCGAAGATCTTTATTATCGCCTGGCCGAGATCGTCGTGCGCATCCCCGCGCTCAAGGACCGGGCGGGCGATCCGGCGTTGCTGGCGCGCCATTTCCTCACCCGCTTCGCGCGGGACATGAACCCGCAGGTCAAGGGGCTGGCCCCTGACGCGCTGGCCGCGCTCGACGCCTGGGGCTGGCCCGGCAATGTCCGCGAACTGGAAAACCGCATGAAGCGCGCGGTCATCATGGCCGATGGCAAGCTGATCACCGCCGCGGACCTCGACCTGGACGACGAGCGCGCCGAGGGCGGCGACGTCGTCAACCTGAAGGCCGCGCGCGAAATGGCCGATCGCCGCGCCATCCGCCGCGCCATCGCCCGCACCGACGGCAATATTTCCGGCGCGGCCAAGATGCTGGGGATCAGCCGCCCGACGCTCTACGACCTGCTCAAACAATATCAGATGCAGGGATAA
- a CDS encoding tetratricopeptide repeat protein encodes MRRSRLIILALLVLLLLAGAGLWQWRAHERDGSSALTRGLAALDKGDARTARIELMNAIKGNPRSAAAHEAQARALAELGDGVGAQAAVQRARALGAPPAQTRAVMAQALLLQGDLEGALREARAPDLPSDFAVPAARVVARAALAQGNIADARTALERALTVAPNDPANWVELGRLRLLSGDQAGAITAADRAVALAPTDAKALTLRGELVRGQYGLTASLPWFERALAANPDSVPTLEQYAATLADAGQASAMLTLTRRLIAIDPSNPRAWMMQAVMAARAGQGDLARKLLDRTQGRLDAEPATRLLRGVLQLQDGNAVLAADALGPLVAAQPDNRTARSLLARAHYINGDFASAAAFLAPMVAQRDADPYVLTLAARAQEALGNRAMADDMLARAAWPIRAAADPFAGASDGTLATGPAPASAATARDNVPYIRALLSTGRNADAVARARMLSRANPGAPDAWLILGDALAADGASQESVRAYEAAANIRFDRDVALRLAAAWGRVGNPARAAQVVQLFLTQNPNDVQVQRLAASIAMQAQDWRGALRMLHAVQAQVGENDAVLMADLARAALESGDRASARAYAAHGYRLMPANPLTADMFGWVLMKTGEKGPVAIDLLEKAVAMAPQAPALQMHLGQAYAAAGRKGEAKLALGRAAAVRGFTGRQDALDALAAL; translated from the coding sequence ATGCGCCGGTCCCGTCTCATCATCCTCGCTCTTTTGGTCCTGCTGCTGCTCGCCGGGGCGGGCCTGTGGCAATGGCGCGCCCATGAGCGCGACGGCAGTTCGGCCCTGACGCGCGGTCTGGCTGCGCTCGACAAGGGCGACGCGCGCACCGCGCGGATCGAGTTGATGAACGCGATTAAGGGCAATCCGCGTTCCGCCGCGGCCCACGAGGCGCAGGCACGGGCGCTCGCCGAACTGGGCGACGGCGTGGGCGCGCAGGCGGCGGTGCAACGCGCCCGCGCACTGGGGGCGCCGCCGGCGCAGACCCGCGCGGTGATGGCTCAGGCGCTATTGTTGCAAGGCGACCTGGAGGGCGCGCTGCGGGAAGCGCGGGCGCCCGACCTGCCGTCCGACTTCGCCGTCCCGGCCGCGAGGGTCGTGGCGCGCGCCGCGCTGGCGCAGGGGAACATCGCGGATGCGCGCACGGCGCTGGAACGGGCGCTGACGGTCGCGCCGAACGATCCGGCCAATTGGGTCGAACTGGGGCGCCTGCGCCTCCTGTCCGGGGATCAGGCCGGTGCGATCACCGCGGCCGACCGGGCGGTGGCGCTGGCCCCGACCGATGCGAAGGCGCTGACCCTGCGCGGCGAACTGGTGCGCGGCCAATATGGGCTGACCGCGTCGCTGCCCTGGTTCGAACGGGCGCTGGCGGCCAATCCCGATTCGGTGCCGACACTGGAGCAATATGCCGCGACGCTGGCGGATGCGGGGCAGGCTAGCGCGATGCTGACCCTTACTCGACGGCTGATTGCGATCGATCCGTCCAACCCGCGCGCCTGGATGATGCAGGCGGTGATGGCGGCGCGCGCCGGGCAGGGCGATCTGGCGCGCAAGTTGCTCGACCGCACCCAGGGGCGGCTGGACGCCGAACCGGCGACCCGGCTGCTTCGCGGCGTGCTGCAATTGCAGGACGGCAATGCGGTTCTGGCCGCCGATGCGCTTGGCCCGCTCGTGGCGGCGCAGCCGGACAATCGCACCGCGCGCTCGCTGCTGGCGCGGGCACATTATATCAATGGCGACTTTGCGTCCGCCGCCGCCTTCCTCGCGCCGATGGTGGCCCAGCGCGATGCCGATCCCTATGTGCTGACGCTCGCCGCCCGCGCGCAGGAAGCTTTGGGCAACCGGGCGATGGCGGACGACATGCTGGCGCGCGCCGCCTGGCCGATACGGGCAGCGGCGGATCCCTTCGCCGGCGCATCGGACGGCACGCTGGCGACTGGTCCGGCGCCCGCCAGCGCTGCAACCGCGCGTGACAACGTCCCCTATATTCGCGCTTTACTCAGTACCGGGCGTAACGCCGATGCGGTGGCACGCGCACGCATGTTGAGCCGCGCCAATCCCGGCGCGCCCGACGCCTGGCTGATCCTGGGCGATGCGTTGGCCGCGGATGGCGCGTCGCAGGAGTCGGTGCGCGCCTATGAGGCGGCGGCCAATATTCGCTTCGATCGTGACGTTGCGCTTCGGCTGGCGGCGGCGTGGGGCCGGGTCGGCAATCCGGCACGTGCGGCACAGGTCGTACAATTGTTCCTGACCCAGAATCCCAATGATGTACAGGTGCAACGGCTGGCCGCAAGCATCGCGATGCAGGCGCAGGACTGGCGTGGCGCGCTGCGGATGCTCCACGCGGTGCAGGCGCAGGTGGGCGAAAACGACGCGGTGCTGATGGCGGACCTGGCCCGCGCGGCGCTGGAAAGCGGCGATCGCGCGAGTGCGCGCGCCTATGCCGCGCATGGCTATCGGCTGATGCCGGCCAATCCGCTGACCGCCGACATGTTCGGCTGGGTGCTGATGAAGACCGGCGAGAAGGGGCCGGTGGCGATCGACCTGCTGGAAAAGGCGGTGGCGATGGCGCCGCAAGCCCCTGCGTTGCAGATGCATCTCGGGCAGGCCTATGCCGCCGCGGGGCGGAAGGGGGAGGCAAAGCTGGCGCTGGGTAGAGCGGCGGCGGTACGCGGCTTTACGGGCCGACAGGATGCGCTGGACGCGCTGGCGGCGCTGTAG
- a CDS encoding amidohydrolase family protein, which yields MFATATPALAQSLVITGATLAIGDGSEPIRNGTVVISAGKVVAAGAGVAVPAGAKTIDAGGKWVTPGIMSGFSRVGLAEVPAVKETNDTSARSPFSAAIDVAPVINPLANPIAISRTAGVTRAVVAPATGTNIFAGQGAVIDLGADMSPITRPRAFQYVEMGEAGVEEAGGSRAAMILTFKMMLTQAQDYAKAPASYDGRSKDALLNRVDAQALVPVVSGAMPLMVHAESARDILAVLALRQDFPALKLILAGATEGWMVAPQIAAARVPVITAGLEDLPSSFEKLAATQSNVGRLVKAGVSVSMGMLTGDDALQLRAATQQAGNMVALLKVPGATGLSWGQALRTITSAPAEAMGLGDRIGSLTPGKAGDVVIWDGDPLEMTSAPVAVWIDGVQQPLENRQTRLRDRYATPTEGALPKAYEW from the coding sequence TTGTTCGCCACCGCAACCCCAGCCCTGGCCCAATCCCTCGTCATCACCGGCGCGACCCTGGCCATCGGCGACGGATCGGAGCCGATCAGGAACGGCACCGTGGTCATCAGCGCGGGCAAGGTCGTCGCGGCCGGCGCAGGCGTCGCCGTCCCCGCCGGCGCGAAGACCATCGACGCCGGCGGCAAATGGGTGACGCCCGGCATCATGTCGGGCTTTTCCCGCGTCGGCCTGGCCGAAGTGCCGGCGGTCAAGGAAACCAACGACACCAGCGCCCGCTCGCCCTTCTCCGCCGCAATCGACGTCGCGCCGGTCATCAACCCGCTCGCCAACCCGATCGCGATCAGCCGCACCGCGGGCGTCACCCGCGCCGTCGTCGCACCCGCGACCGGCACGAACATCTTCGCCGGGCAGGGCGCGGTGATCGATCTGGGCGCGGACATGAGCCCGATCACCCGGCCACGCGCCTTCCAATATGTCGAAATGGGCGAAGCGGGCGTCGAGGAGGCGGGCGGCAGCCGCGCGGCGATGATCCTGACCTTCAAGATGATGCTTACGCAAGCGCAGGATTATGCGAAGGCGCCCGCCAGCTATGACGGCCGATCGAAGGACGCGCTGCTCAACCGCGTCGATGCGCAGGCGTTGGTGCCGGTCGTCAGCGGGGCGATGCCGCTAATGGTCCACGCCGAAAGCGCACGCGACATATTGGCGGTGCTGGCCCTGCGGCAGGATTTCCCGGCACTGAAGCTGATCCTGGCCGGGGCGACCGAAGGCTGGATGGTCGCGCCGCAGATTGCGGCGGCCAGGGTGCCCGTCATCACGGCGGGCCTCGAAGACCTGCCGTCGAGCTTCGAAAAGCTGGCCGCGACCCAGAGCAATGTCGGCCGACTGGTCAAGGCAGGCGTCAGCGTCTCGATGGGGATGCTGACCGGCGACGATGCGCTGCAATTGCGGGCGGCGACGCAGCAGGCGGGCAATATGGTGGCGCTGCTGAAAGTGCCGGGCGCCACTGGCCTGAGCTGGGGCCAGGCGCTGCGCACCATCACCTCGGCTCCTGCCGAAGCGATGGGGCTGGGCGACCGGATCGGATCGCTCACCCCCGGCAAGGCGGGCGACGTGGTGATCTGGGACGGCGACCCGCTGGAAATGACGTCGGCCCCGGTCGCGGTCTGGATCGACGGCGTGCAGCAGCCGCTGGAAAACCGCCAGACCAGGCTGCGCGACCGCTACGCGACGCCGACGGAAGGGGCGTTGCCCAAGGCGTATGAATGGTGA
- the prsK gene encoding XrtA/PEP-CTERM system histidine kinase PrsK, with translation MGALLQFVGDWGHALAAVLFAALGIFLLRRRDEAPEPRLLAAALLLTSCWALYVSFGGVSKPLSGIGESIRNAAWLLAMFVMLRRGPVGRTGPTVAISALYAAVAGLILLQTFTDLTWRQLSPASDLHRALVTCSLILRMMTAIGSLLLVHHLYTAWPSRERGGIALLLGALAAMWTYDLNLYAICYVAPHRVNELYALRGLLMALAAPVIAVGMRKGMAGRLQLSRAITFQSLSIVAIGLYVAVLTAAAVLIELIAGPYARVVEIGAVFFTAVTALVLLPSPQVRALWKVQVAKHFFQHRYDYRTEWMRFGDTIGRPGEDAAPLGERVAKAVADITDSPAAMLLLRDERDALSFETHWNWTGDLAHVDAVAPATVLHIEKSGWIVDLARLKTGDSTLDLPIWMTQDRRAWALVPLIHYGRLIGALLLARPPIDRRLDWEDFDMLRAAGRQAATHISEAQGQQALDDAQRFEEFNRRFAFIIHDVKNLVSQLSLLSRNAERHADNPDFRADMVLTLKESVGKMNDMLARLSQHNKGRAEEPRPMDMIDLLQQIARARERQHPIHVSGGAPLALADPTRVEQIVTHLLQNAIDASAPDSPVDLCLTADGGEAVVEVIDRGKGMSAEYIRRDLFKPFSSSKAAGFGLGAFEARSLAQAMGGRIEVESKPGAGSRFTLRLPLAPRTDRQEKAA, from the coding sequence ATGGGCGCGCTCCTCCAATTTGTCGGCGACTGGGGCCATGCGCTCGCGGCGGTGCTGTTCGCCGCGCTGGGCATCTTCCTGCTGCGCCGCCGGGACGAGGCGCCGGAACCGCGCCTGCTCGCCGCCGCGCTGCTGCTGACGTCCTGCTGGGCGCTCTATGTCTCGTTCGGCGGCGTGTCGAAGCCGCTGTCGGGGATCGGCGAAAGCATCCGCAACGCCGCTTGGCTGCTGGCGATGTTCGTCATGCTGCGGCGCGGCCCGGTGGGGCGCACAGGGCCGACCGTTGCCATCAGCGCCCTCTACGCCGCGGTGGCCGGACTGATCCTGCTCCAGACCTTCACTGACCTGACCTGGCGTCAGCTGTCGCCGGCCAGCGACCTGCATCGCGCGCTCGTCACCTGTTCGCTGATCCTGCGGATGATGACGGCAATCGGCAGCCTGTTGCTGGTCCATCACCTCTACACCGCTTGGCCGTCGCGCGAGCGGGGCGGAATCGCGTTGCTGCTGGGTGCGCTGGCGGCGATGTGGACCTATGATCTCAACCTCTACGCCATCTGCTATGTCGCGCCGCACCGGGTGAACGAACTCTATGCGCTGCGCGGCCTGCTCATGGCGCTGGCGGCGCCGGTGATCGCGGTGGGGATGCGCAAGGGGATGGCGGGGCGGTTGCAACTGTCGCGCGCCATCACCTTCCAGTCGCTCTCGATCGTGGCGATCGGCCTCTATGTCGCGGTGCTGACCGCCGCGGCGGTGCTGATTGAACTGATCGCCGGCCCCTATGCGCGGGTGGTGGAGATCGGTGCGGTCTTCTTCACCGCCGTCACCGCGCTGGTGCTGCTGCCATCGCCCCAGGTGCGGGCGCTGTGGAAGGTGCAGGTCGCCAAGCATTTCTTCCAGCATCGCTATGATTATCGCACCGAATGGATGCGCTTTGGCGACACGATCGGCCGGCCGGGCGAGGACGCTGCGCCGCTGGGCGAGCGCGTGGCCAAAGCGGTGGCCGACATCACCGATTCCCCCGCGGCCATGCTGCTTCTGCGCGACGAGCGCGACGCCCTGTCGTTCGAGACGCATTGGAACTGGACCGGCGATCTGGCGCATGTCGATGCGGTCGCGCCGGCCACGGTGCTGCATATCGAAAAGAGCGGCTGGATCGTCGATCTGGCGCGGCTGAAGACCGGCGACAGCACGCTGGACCTGCCCATATGGATGACGCAGGATCGCCGCGCCTGGGCGCTGGTGCCGCTGATCCATTATGGCCGATTGATCGGTGCGCTGCTGCTGGCGCGCCCGCCGATCGACCGTCGGCTCGACTGGGAGGATTTCGACATGCTGCGCGCCGCCGGGCGGCAGGCCGCGACCCATATCAGCGAAGCGCAGGGCCAGCAGGCGCTGGACGACGCGCAGCGGTTCGAGGAATTCAACCGCCGCTTCGCCTTCATCATCCACGACGTCAAGAATCTGGTGAGCCAGTTGTCGCTCCTGTCGCGCAATGCGGAGCGCCATGCCGACAATCCTGATTTCCGCGCCGACATGGTGCTGACGCTCAAGGAATCGGTGGGCAAGATGAACGACATGCTCGCCCGCCTGTCGCAGCATAACAAGGGCCGGGCGGAAGAGCCGCGTCCCATGGATATGATCGACCTGTTGCAACAGATCGCCCGCGCCCGCGAGCGCCAGCATCCTATCCATGTCAGCGGTGGCGCACCGCTGGCGCTGGCCGACCCGACGCGGGTGGAGCAGATCGTCACCCATCTGCTGCAAAATGCGATCGATGCCAGTGCGCCCGACAGCCCGGTCGACCTGTGCCTGACCGCCGACGGCGGCGAAGCGGTGGTCGAGGTTATCGACCGGGGCAAGGGCATGAGCGCCGAATATATCCGCCGCGACCTGTTCAAGCCCTTTTCTTCCAGCAAGGCGGCGGGTTTCGGCCTCGGCGCGTTCGAAGCCCGCAGCCTGGCGCAGGCCATGGGCGGGCGGATCGAGGTGGAGAGCAAGCCTGGCGCGGGCAGCCGCTTCACGCTGCGCCTGCCGCTGGCGCCCCGGACAGACAGACAAGAGAAGGCCGCCTGA
- a CDS encoding peptide MFS transporter, whose translation MAISDMNAVEAGKTWLGHPRGLYLLFFAEMWERFSYYGMRAILIFYLTKHFLFGEDKAYLLYGAYTSLVYITPVIGGYLSDRYLGPRKAVLVGGVFIAIGHFLIAITEGPGGQDPLFLNGFYFALASIIVGTGFLKANISVLVGELYALDDHRRDPAFSIFYMGINMGGMLGPIVCGLLGELWGWSWGFGAAGVGMLAGLVMFVWLKPWLLGKGEPPAPQQLRARTATGLSQEWTIYLAAALGVTAIWLVIRYAELLGYALLGFSALTVVYILWRTVGTLGKVDRDRMFAALFLIALNPLFWGLFEQTGSSLNIFTDRNVDRNMLGWEVPASLFQSVNSVFIILLAPLFAVLWTFLDKRRLEPSSPAKFGIGLVLCGAGFLVLVAGAAMAGASLTPVIFVFLIYLLHTMAELCFSPVGLSAMTRLSVSNMVGLVMGTWFLAMAAGNFIAGLIARATGSGEAGNVTQVLDVYTRIGWFAIVVGGLVLLVSPYIKRLMHLDLIGTEDKA comes from the coding sequence ATGGCGATTTCGGACATGAACGCGGTCGAGGCAGGCAAGACCTGGCTCGGCCATCCGCGCGGGCTGTACCTGCTCTTCTTCGCGGAAATGTGGGAGCGTTTCTCCTATTACGGGATGCGCGCCATCCTCATCTTCTACCTGACCAAACATTTCCTCTTCGGCGAGGACAAGGCCTATCTCCTCTACGGCGCCTATACCTCGCTTGTTTACATCACGCCGGTCATCGGCGGCTATCTGTCCGACCGCTATCTGGGGCCGCGCAAGGCGGTGCTGGTCGGCGGCGTGTTCATCGCCATCGGCCATTTCCTGATCGCCATCACCGAAGGGCCGGGGGGCCAGGATCCGCTGTTCCTCAACGGCTTCTACTTCGCGCTCGCCTCCATCATCGTGGGCACTGGATTCCTGAAAGCCAATATCTCCGTGCTGGTGGGCGAACTCTACGCCCTCGACGATCATCGCCGCGATCCCGCCTTCTCCATCTTCTACATGGGCATCAACATGGGCGGGATGCTCGGCCCGATCGTCTGCGGCCTGCTCGGCGAACTCTGGGGCTGGAGCTGGGGCTTCGGCGCGGCGGGCGTCGGGATGCTCGCGGGGCTCGTCATGTTCGTGTGGCTGAAACCCTGGCTGCTCGGAAAGGGCGAGCCGCCCGCACCGCAGCAACTGCGGGCGCGCACCGCGACCGGCCTCAGCCAGGAATGGACCATCTACCTCGCCGCGGCGCTGGGCGTGACCGCGATCTGGCTGGTGATCCGCTATGCCGAACTGCTGGGCTATGCTTTGCTCGGCTTCTCCGCGCTGACCGTCGTCTATATCCTTTGGCGCACGGTAGGCACGCTGGGGAAGGTCGACCGCGACCGGATGTTCGCCGCGCTCTTCCTGATCGCCTTGAACCCGCTCTTCTGGGGCCTGTTCGAACAGACCGGATCGTCGCTCAACATCTTCACCGACCGCAATGTCGATCGGAACATGCTGGGCTGGGAGGTGCCCGCGTCTTTGTTCCAGTCGGTCAATTCGGTCTTCATCATCCTGCTCGCGCCGCTCTTCGCGGTGCTCTGGACCTTCCTCGACAAGCGCCGTCTGGAGCCTTCTTCGCCTGCCAAGTTCGGCATCGGCCTGGTGCTGTGCGGCGCCGGCTTCCTCGTGCTGGTCGCGGGCGCGGCGATGGCGGGGGCGAGCCTGACACCGGTGATCTTCGTCTTCCTCATCTACCTGCTCCACACCATGGCCGAACTCTGCTTCTCGCCGGTCGGCCTGTCCGCGATGACGCGGCTGTCGGTGTCGAATATGGTGGGCCTCGTCATGGGCACCTGGTTTCTCGCCATGGCGGCGGGCAATTTCATCGCCGGCCTGATCGCCCGCGCCACCGGCAGCGGCGAGGCGGGCAATGTGACGCAGGTGCTGGACGTCTATACCCGGATCGGCTGGTTCGCGATCGTGGTGGGCGGGCTGGTGCTGCTCGTTTCCCCTTATATCAAGCGGTTGATGCATCTCGACCTGATCGGCACGGAGGACAAGGCATGA
- a CDS encoding GntR family transcriptional regulator, whose amino-acid sequence MADESKPVYLRLREIIAASILDGEFSDGDLLPSVRAFAATQGANPLTVAKAYQSFQDDGLVVVKRGVGMFVADGATRRLREAERERFLDRVWPPVAAQIKRLGIRLDDLDLAKA is encoded by the coding sequence ATGGCCGACGAATCCAAACCCGTCTATCTCCGCCTGCGGGAGATCATCGCCGCTTCCATTCTGGATGGGGAATTTTCCGATGGCGACCTGCTGCCATCGGTGCGCGCCTTCGCCGCTACGCAGGGCGCGAACCCGCTGACCGTGGCCAAGGCCTATCAGAGCTTCCAGGATGACGGGCTGGTGGTGGTGAAACGCGGCGTCGGCATGTTCGTCGCCGACGGCGCGACCCGCCGCCTGCGCGAAGCCGAACGCGAACGCTTCCTCGACAGGGTCTGGCCCCCGGTCGCGGCGCAGATCAAGCGGCTGGGCATTCGGCTGGACGATCTGGATCTGGCGAAGGCGTAG